One Phaseolus vulgaris cultivar G19833 chromosome 11, P. vulgaris v2.0, whole genome shotgun sequence genomic window carries:
- the LOC137820413 gene encoding nucleobase-ascorbate transporter 12-like isoform X2, which translates to MSNSDPNNRNRMAPSPPEPKPMPPSSWAKKTGFRPKFSGETNATDSGLITIPPPNVDLEAGRVRTPGTVNGVAQGDKPPVPIPPPPAIAKKRRESDGVPKNSVPSTNGQAVPAAEQPQPRRMARHEEVVDGLPVDDDEFVSRHAHMKYELRDSPGLVPIGVYGVQHYVSILGSLVLIPLVLVPAMGGTHEETSMVVSTVLFVSGVTTLLHIAFGSRLPLIQGPSFVYLAPALAIINSPEFQGLNGNKFKHIMKELQGAIIIGSAFQALLGYTGLMSLLVRLINPVVVAPTIAAVGLSFYSYGFPLVGTCIEIGAVQILVVIVFSLYLRKISVLGHRIFLIYAVPLGLAITWAFAFLLTEAGAYSYKGCDINIPASNMVSEHCRKHFSRMRHCRVDTSQALVSSPWFRFPYPLQWGTPVFHWKMALVMCVVSLISSVDSVGTFHASSLLVASRPPTTGVLSRGIGLEGLSSILAGLWGTGTGSITLTENVHTIAVTKMGSRRAVQLGACFLIVLSLVVELCLEHAFVAPHGDSISCGCYSG; encoded by the exons ATGTCCAATTCCGATCCTAACAACCGTAACCGCATGGCTCCGTCCCCGCCGGAGCCCAAGCCAATGCCGCCTTCTTCCTGGGCCAAGAAAACAGGTTTCAGGCCAAAATTCTCTGGCGAGACCAATGCCACCGATTCGGGCCTGATAACCATCCCTCCGCCTAACGTTGATCTCGAGGCCGGTCGCGTTCGAACTCCGGGAACCGTTAACGGCGTCGCACAAGGCGACAAGCCTCCCGTTCCGATTCCGCCGCCGCCTGCCATCGCGAAGAAGCGGAGAGAATCTGACGGCGTGCCGAAGAATTCGGTTCCCAGCACCAACGGACAGGCGGTGCCGGCCGCGGAACAGCCGCAGCCGAGGAGAATGGCGAGGCACGAGGAAGTGGTGGACGGCTTGCCGGTGGATGACGACGAGTTCGTGTCGCGGCACGCGCATATGAAGTACGAGCTCAGAGATTCACCTGGTTTAg TTCCTATTGGCGTGTACGGTGTTCAGCACTACGTTTCGATATTAGGTTCGTTGGTTCTTATTCCGCTTGTGCTTGTTCCTGCCATGGGAGGCACTCAT GAGGAAACTTCTATGGTGGTATCGACCGTGCTCTTTGTCTCGGGGGTGACTACTCTCTTGCATATTGCTTTTGGCTCCAGGTTACCCTTGATTCAGGGCCCTTCTTTTGTTTATCTGGCGCCGGCGCTCGCGATAATCAATTCCCCGGAGTTTCAAGGATTGAATGGAAAT AAATTCAAGCATATAATGAAGGAGCTCCAGGGGGCTATAATTATTGGTTCAGCTTTTCAAGCTTTACTTGGATATACTGGACTTATGTCACTGTTAGTAAG GTTAATCAATCCTGTAGTTGTAGCCCCTACTATTGCTGCAGTTGGCCTTTCATTCTACAGTTATGGTTTCCCATTAGTTGGTACATGTATTGAGATTGGTGCAGTTCAAATATTAGTGGTTATTGTTTTTTCTCTT TATCTTCGTAAGATATCTGTTCTTGGGCATCGCATATTTCTAATTTATGCA GTTCCTCTGGGACTGGCAATTACATGGGCATTTGCTTTCTTGCTGACTGAAGCCGGAGCTTACAGCTACAAAGGGTGTGATATAAATATACCTGCCTCAAATATGGTTTCAGAGCACTGCAGAAAGCATTTTTCAAGGATGAGGCATTGTCGGGTTGATACATCTCAAGCATTGGTATCCTCTCCATGGTTTAGGTTTCCTTATCCACTACAATGGGGTACTCCTGTCTTCCATTGGAAAATGGCTCTTGTAATGTGCGTGGTTTCCTTAATCTCATCAGTAGATTCG GTTGGCACCTTCCATGCATCTTCGTTATTGGTAGCATCCAGACCGCCGACTACAGGAGTTCTTAGTCGAGGCATTGGTTTGGAAGGTCTTTCTAGTATCTTGGCTGGTCTCTGGGGAACTGGAACTGGATCTATAACTTTAACCGAAAATGTTCATACAATTGCTGTGACTAAAATGGGGAGTCGCCGGGCAGTTCAACTGGGTGCATGCTTTCTGATAGTGTTGTCTCTTGTGG TTGAACTATGTCTTGAACACGCTTTTGTCGCTCCACATGGTGATAGCATTTCTTGTGGCTGTTATTCTGGATAA
- the LOC137820413 gene encoding nucleobase-ascorbate transporter 12-like isoform X1, which yields MSNSDPNNRNRMAPSPPEPKPMPPSSWAKKTGFRPKFSGETNATDSGLITIPPPNVDLEAGRVRTPGTVNGVAQGDKPPVPIPPPPAIAKKRRESDGVPKNSVPSTNGQAVPAAEQPQPRRMARHEEVVDGLPVDDDEFVSRHAHMKYELRDSPGLVPIGVYGVQHYVSILGSLVLIPLVLVPAMGGTHEETSMVVSTVLFVSGVTTLLHIAFGSRLPLIQGPSFVYLAPALAIINSPEFQGLNGNKFKHIMKELQGAIIIGSAFQALLGYTGLMSLLVRLINPVVVAPTIAAVGLSFYSYGFPLVGTCIEIGAVQILVVIVFSLYLRKISVLGHRIFLIYAVPLGLAITWAFAFLLTEAGAYSYKGCDINIPASNMVSEHCRKHFSRMRHCRVDTSQALVSSPWFRFPYPLQWGTPVFHWKMALVMCVVSLISSVDSVGTFHASSLLVASRPPTTGVLSRGIGLEGLSSILAGLWGTGTGSITLTENVHTIAVTKMGSRRAVQLGACFLIVLSLVGKVGGFIASIPEVMVAGLLCFMWAMLSALGLSNLRYSEAGSSRNIIIVGLSLFFSLSIPAYFQQYGISPNSNLSVPNYFQPYIVASHGPFHSKYGGLNYVLNTLLSLHMVIAFLVAVILDNTVPGSKLERGVYVWSEAEVARREPAVANDYELPLRIGRIFRWVKWVGL from the exons ATGTCCAATTCCGATCCTAACAACCGTAACCGCATGGCTCCGTCCCCGCCGGAGCCCAAGCCAATGCCGCCTTCTTCCTGGGCCAAGAAAACAGGTTTCAGGCCAAAATTCTCTGGCGAGACCAATGCCACCGATTCGGGCCTGATAACCATCCCTCCGCCTAACGTTGATCTCGAGGCCGGTCGCGTTCGAACTCCGGGAACCGTTAACGGCGTCGCACAAGGCGACAAGCCTCCCGTTCCGATTCCGCCGCCGCCTGCCATCGCGAAGAAGCGGAGAGAATCTGACGGCGTGCCGAAGAATTCGGTTCCCAGCACCAACGGACAGGCGGTGCCGGCCGCGGAACAGCCGCAGCCGAGGAGAATGGCGAGGCACGAGGAAGTGGTGGACGGCTTGCCGGTGGATGACGACGAGTTCGTGTCGCGGCACGCGCATATGAAGTACGAGCTCAGAGATTCACCTGGTTTAg TTCCTATTGGCGTGTACGGTGTTCAGCACTACGTTTCGATATTAGGTTCGTTGGTTCTTATTCCGCTTGTGCTTGTTCCTGCCATGGGAGGCACTCAT GAGGAAACTTCTATGGTGGTATCGACCGTGCTCTTTGTCTCGGGGGTGACTACTCTCTTGCATATTGCTTTTGGCTCCAGGTTACCCTTGATTCAGGGCCCTTCTTTTGTTTATCTGGCGCCGGCGCTCGCGATAATCAATTCCCCGGAGTTTCAAGGATTGAATGGAAAT AAATTCAAGCATATAATGAAGGAGCTCCAGGGGGCTATAATTATTGGTTCAGCTTTTCAAGCTTTACTTGGATATACTGGACTTATGTCACTGTTAGTAAG GTTAATCAATCCTGTAGTTGTAGCCCCTACTATTGCTGCAGTTGGCCTTTCATTCTACAGTTATGGTTTCCCATTAGTTGGTACATGTATTGAGATTGGTGCAGTTCAAATATTAGTGGTTATTGTTTTTTCTCTT TATCTTCGTAAGATATCTGTTCTTGGGCATCGCATATTTCTAATTTATGCA GTTCCTCTGGGACTGGCAATTACATGGGCATTTGCTTTCTTGCTGACTGAAGCCGGAGCTTACAGCTACAAAGGGTGTGATATAAATATACCTGCCTCAAATATGGTTTCAGAGCACTGCAGAAAGCATTTTTCAAGGATGAGGCATTGTCGGGTTGATACATCTCAAGCATTGGTATCCTCTCCATGGTTTAGGTTTCCTTATCCACTACAATGGGGTACTCCTGTCTTCCATTGGAAAATGGCTCTTGTAATGTGCGTGGTTTCCTTAATCTCATCAGTAGATTCG GTTGGCACCTTCCATGCATCTTCGTTATTGGTAGCATCCAGACCGCCGACTACAGGAGTTCTTAGTCGAGGCATTGGTTTGGAAGGTCTTTCTAGTATCTTGGCTGGTCTCTGGGGAACTGGAACTGGATCTATAACTTTAACCGAAAATGTTCATACAATTGCTGTGACTAAAATGGGGAGTCGCCGGGCAGTTCAACTGGGTGCATGCTTTCTGATAGTGTTGTCTCTTGTGG GTAAGGTTGGAGGATTCATTGCTTCAATACCTGAAGTTATGGTTGCTGGTCTCCTCTGCTTTATGTGGGCAATGCTCAGTGCATTGGGCTTGTCAAATCTACGCTATAGTGAGGCTGGAAGCTCACGCAATATCATCATAGTCGGGTTATCactgtttttctctctttccaTACCTGCTTACTTTCAACAATATGGCATCTCCCCGAATTCCAACCTGTCTGTGCCAAATTACTTCCAGCCCTACATTGTGGCTTCTCATGGGCCTTTCCACAGCAAATATGGAGGG TTGAACTATGTCTTGAACACGCTTTTGTCGCTCCACATGGTGATAGCATTTCTTGTGGCTGTTATTCTGGATAATACCGTACCTGGCAGTAAGCTGGAACGTGGGGTATATGTTTGGTCCGAAGCCGAGGTTGCTAGAAGAGAGCCTGCTGTCGCTAATGACTATGAGTTGCCCTTGAGAATTGGTCGGATTTTCAGATGGGTGAAGTGGGTTGGCCTGTAA